The following proteins are co-located in the Thermus thermophilus HB8 genome:
- a CDS encoding glutathione ABC transporter substrate-binding protein produces the protein MKKWLLLLSFMAFAPALGQRLVVAQGTDPITLDAPLAQDSPSATVVTHISETLFELTPEGRIVPHLAESYAFSDGGRTLTLRLRRGIAFHDGTPFNAEAVKFNLERFVSRELASPFAFLLSELERVEVVDPYTVRLRLKNPFAPILAHLTHSSTAIQSPTAIQRLGAQYRDNPVGTGPYRFQAWQKGQFVDLVRNENYWGEKPSIPQVRFIPVPEGTTRVALVETGQAHVAVRIPPQDIPRLQANPAVEVVRTPSLRTIYIYFNTQRPPFNDVRVRQAFNHAVNKEEILQFVLGGIGRISDAPIAPGIFGYTSVGRYEYNPQRAQELLRQAGVSTPLRITLHCPTGRYFQDIQVCEAIQGQLRRIGVEATIQTLEWGAYLQETQRPLRENRIQMAMLGWGTVTGDADYGLYPLFHSSQWAPGFNRAFYKNVEVDKLLAQARISTLPQGRQQLYREAMIRIFRDAPWLFLHSEVQVTAVRREVQGFLVHPTERYLAYKARFR, from the coding sequence CGTCGTCACCCACATCAGCGAAACCCTGTTCGAGCTTACTCCCGAGGGGCGCATCGTACCCCACCTGGCGGAGAGCTACGCCTTCAGCGATGGCGGCCGAACCCTCACCCTGCGCCTGCGGAGGGGTATAGCCTTCCACGACGGCACCCCCTTCAACGCCGAGGCAGTGAAGTTCAACCTGGAGCGCTTCGTAAGCCGGGAACTGGCGAGCCCCTTCGCCTTCCTCCTTTCCGAGCTGGAGCGGGTGGAGGTGGTTGATCCCTATACCGTCCGCCTCCGGCTTAAGAACCCCTTTGCCCCCATCCTCGCCCACCTGACCCACAGCTCCACGGCCATCCAAAGCCCCACGGCAATCCAACGCCTGGGGGCCCAGTACCGGGACAACCCCGTGGGCACCGGTCCCTACCGCTTCCAGGCTTGGCAGAAAGGGCAGTTCGTGGACCTGGTCCGCAACGAGAACTACTGGGGGGAGAAGCCTTCCATCCCCCAGGTGCGCTTCATCCCCGTTCCCGAAGGGACCACGCGGGTGGCCTTGGTGGAGACGGGCCAAGCGCACGTGGCCGTGCGCATCCCTCCTCAAGACATCCCCCGGCTCCAGGCCAATCCGGCGGTGGAGGTGGTGCGCACCCCCAGCCTCCGGACGATTTACATCTACTTCAACACCCAACGCCCGCCCTTTAACGACGTCCGGGTAAGGCAAGCCTTCAACCATGCGGTCAACAAGGAGGAAATCCTCCAGTTCGTCCTGGGCGGTATCGGCCGGATCTCCGACGCCCCCATCGCCCCCGGGATCTTTGGCTACACCAGCGTTGGCCGTTACGAGTACAACCCCCAGCGGGCCCAGGAGCTCCTGCGGCAAGCCGGGGTAAGCACCCCCCTGCGCATCACCCTTCACTGCCCCACGGGCCGCTACTTCCAGGACATCCAGGTCTGTGAGGCCATCCAAGGGCAGCTCCGCCGGATAGGGGTGGAGGCCACCATCCAGACCCTGGAGTGGGGGGCCTACCTTCAGGAAACCCAGCGGCCTCTCAGGGAGAACCGCATCCAGATGGCCATGCTAGGCTGGGGCACGGTAACGGGGGATGCGGACTACGGGCTCTATCCCCTCTTCCACTCCAGCCAGTGGGCCCCCGGGTTCAACCGGGCCTTCTACAAGAACGTTGAGGTAGACAAGCTCCTGGCCCAAGCCCGCATCTCCACCCTGCCCCAGGGGCGGCAACAGCTTTACCGGGAGGCCATGATCCGCATCTTCCGGGATGCCCCCTGGCTCTTCCTCCACTCGGAGGTGCAGGTGACGGCCGTGCGCCGCGAGGTTCAGGGCTTCCTCGTGCACCCCACGGAGCGGTATCTGGCCTACAAGGCCCGGTTCCGCTAG
- the nikB gene encoding nickel ABC transporter permease, whose product MLTYLLRRILIAVPTLLGVVLLVFLMVRLAPGDPAILLAGEFATPETLEAIRTRYGLDRPLPEQFALYLGALLQGDLGESARSRRPVLEELKTYFPNTVVLATAAILVALATGIPLGILAALRQGSWLDLGVMVLALLGVSMPVFWFGLLAILIFSVELGWFPVAGKGTLAHLVLPAVTLGINATALLARMTRGTLVEVLSQDYIRTARAKGLAERVVIFKHALRNALIPVVTVAGLEFGSLLAGAVITETIFAWPGLGQLLVGSILSRDYPVVQGAVLLVAFTFTLVNLMVDLLYAWIDPRVRYD is encoded by the coding sequence ATGCTCACCTATCTCCTACGCCGCATCCTCATCGCCGTGCCCACCCTGTTGGGTGTGGTTCTCCTGGTCTTCCTCATGGTCCGTCTGGCCCCCGGGGACCCCGCCATCCTCCTGGCCGGGGAGTTCGCCACCCCGGAGACCCTGGAGGCCATCCGCACCCGTTACGGTCTGGACCGGCCCTTGCCCGAGCAGTTTGCCCTTTACTTGGGGGCCCTCCTACAGGGGGACCTGGGGGAGTCGGCCCGGAGCCGCAGGCCTGTGCTGGAGGAACTCAAGACCTACTTCCCCAACACGGTGGTGCTGGCCACAGCGGCCATCCTGGTGGCCCTGGCCACCGGCATACCCTTGGGCATCCTCGCGGCCTTGCGGCAGGGAAGCTGGCTGGACCTCGGGGTGATGGTCCTCGCCCTTCTCGGGGTCTCCATGCCCGTCTTCTGGTTTGGTCTACTGGCCATCTTGATCTTCTCCGTGGAGCTGGGCTGGTTCCCCGTGGCCGGCAAGGGAACCCTCGCCCACCTGGTCCTGCCCGCGGTCACTTTAGGGATCAACGCCACCGCCCTCCTCGCCCGGATGACCCGGGGCACCCTGGTAGAGGTTCTCTCCCAGGACTACATCCGCACCGCCCGGGCCAAAGGCCTGGCCGAGCGGGTGGTGATCTTCAAGCACGCGCTGAGGAACGCCCTGATCCCCGTGGTCACGGTGGCGGGCCTGGAATTCGGCAGCCTCCTGGCCGGGGCCGTGATCACCGAGACCATCTTCGCCTGGCCGGGCCTCGGGCAACTTCTGGTGGGGTCCATCCTCTCCCGGGACTACCCCGTGGTCCAGGGCGCGGTACTCCTCGTAGCCTTCACCTTTACCTTGGTCAACCTTATGGTGGACCTCCTTTACGCCTGGATTGATCCGAGGGTGCGCTATGACTAG